In Apium graveolens cultivar Ventura chromosome 10, ASM990537v1, whole genome shotgun sequence, the following are encoded in one genomic region:
- the LOC141690172 gene encoding long chain base biosynthesis protein 1-like, giving the protein MDGSKMEIWDTMAEAFTNMVKSASDWITFAIDAPSARVVVFGVHIGGHLFVEGLLLVVILFLLSQKSYKPPKRPLTEKEIDELCHDWVPESLIPPITDDMKCEPPVLESAAGTHTVINGKEVVNFASANYLGLIGHEKLLESCTSSLEKYGVGSCGPRGFYGTIDVHLDCEAKIAKFLGTPDSILYSYGLSTMFSAIPAFCKKGDIVIADEGVHWGIQNGLFLSRSTIIYFKHNNMESLKDTLEKVTRDNKRAKKLRRYIVVEAVYQNSGQIAPLEEIIRLKEKYLYRVVLDESNSIGVLGSSGRGLTEHCRVPIEKIDIVTAAMGNALATEGGFCTGSARVIDHQRLSSSGYVFSASLPPYLASVAITAINILEDSPQLIKNLKKNISTLHEGLSDIHGLEIASHNQSPIVYLKLKKSTGSPKGDQQLLQDVVDRLLKEENIFVTTSKRSTLDKCTLPIGIKCFVSAAHTESDLTKAYKSLKRVAAQVLTGGE; this is encoded by the exons ATGGATGGAAGCAAAATGGAGATATGGGACACAATGGCAGAAGCTTTTACGAATATggtaaaatctgcatctgactGGATTACATTTGCGATTGATGCTCCTTCTGCTCGTGTAGTTGTTTTTGGAGTTCACATTGGAG GACATCTATTTGTGGAAGGTCTTCTCTTAGTAGTTATTCTCTTCCTACTTTCCCAGAAAAGTTACAAGCCACCTAAACGACCATTGACAGAGAAG GAAATTGATGAGCTTTGTCATGATTGGGTTCCAGAGTCCCTCATTCCGCCTATTACAGATGACATGAAATGTGAGCCACCTGTCTTAGAAAG TGCTGCAGGTACACACACAGTGATCAACGGTAAAGAGGTCGTGAATTTTGCTTCTGCAAATTACCTTGGATTAATCGGACATGAAAAGTTGCTT GAATCTTGTACTTCATCACTGGAAAAATATGGTGTTGGTTCTTGCGGTCCTCGTGGCTTTTATGGAACCATCG ATGTTCACCTTGACTGTGAGGCCAAAATAGCCAAATTTTTGGGAACTCCAGATTCCATATTATACTCGTATGGACTTTCTACCATGTTTAGTGCAATTCCAGCATTTTGTAAGAAAGGGGACATTGTGATCGC GGATGAAGGTGTCCACTGGGGAATACAGAATGGCCTTTTTCTATCTAGAAGTACAATCATATACTTCAAGCACAATAATATGGAGTCCTTAAAAGATACTTTAGAGAAAGTCACTCGTGATAATAAGAGAGCAAAAAAGTTAAGGCGCTACATCGTGGTTGAAGCTGTATATCAG AACTCTGGTCAGATTGCTCCACTAGAAGAAATAATCAGActaaaagaaaaatatttatacCGTGTGGTGTTAGATGAGAGCAACTCAATTGGTGTGCTTGGTAGTTCTGGTAGAGGCTTAACTGAACACTGCAGGGTTCCG ATTGAGAAGATAGATATTGTGACCGCGGCCATGGGAAATGCTTTGGCTACAGAAGGCGGATTCTGCACAGGGAGTGCTAGAGTTATTGACCACCAA CGTCTCAGTAGTTCTGGCTATGTCTTCTCAGCTTCGTTGCCCCCATACCTAGCTAGTGTTGCAATTACTGCTATCAACATTCTAGAAGACAGCCCGCAACTGATAAAGAACTTGAAGAAAAATATAAGCACACTACACGAAG GACTGTCGGACATACACGGTCTTGAGATTGCCAGTCATAACCAATCTCCCATCGTTTATCTAAAGCTGAAAAAATCAACCGGTTCGCCAAAAGGTGACCAACAATTGCTTCAAGATGTTGTTGATCGT TTATTGAAAGAAGAGAACATCTTTGTAACAACTTCAAAAAGATCGACACTTGATAAATGCACTTTGCCTATTGGGATCAAATGTTTCGTCTCTGCTGCTCATACCGAATCTGATCTAACGAAAGCATATAAATCGTTGAAGAGGGTTGCAGCTCAAGTCTTGACTGGTGGTGAATAA
- the LOC141693130 gene encoding putative pectinesterase/pectinesterase inhibitor 20, translating to MHFLACLVSLFLMLCIPCPLVSASKDTICNDTPFPSFCKSILPSNDSFSIYDHGRFSINQSISSAKSLMSLVQGFLDHQDFASSENMIHALEDCTLLESLNVDYLSKTLETIRTTNALASLEDEDNLLTLLSATLTNQQTCLDGLQSISSPSNPQSTLQSSLFNGTMMYSVSLAIFRHGWVSATRQRRTLKERKLGRKQTSPGLVLYPGGNVVKVSQTVVVNASGGGDFRTISDAVAAAPNNTDGSNGFFVIRALAGTYDEYVNIASTKKYLMMIGDGINNTIITGNRSVADNFTTFNTATLIVTGQGFVGVNMTIRNTAGASNYQAVAVRSNADTSTFYRCSFEAYQDTLYTHSLRQFYRECDIYGTIDFIFGNAAVVFQNCNIFPRLPIQGQYNTITAQGRTDINQNTGTSVQNCSITVAENLGSTATYLGRPWKQYSRAVYMQSFMDSLIDPVGWIAWSGDFALNTSYYAEFNNSGPGSNTSSRVTWESFHIINATDAVNFTVSNFISGASWLPATGVPYNANL from the exons ATGCATTTCTTAGCTTGCCTTGTTTCTCTGTTTTTGATGCTCTGTATCCCCTGTCCTCTGGTATCAGCATCTAAAGACACAATCTGTAATGACACACCTTTTCCATCCTTTTGCAAATCAATTCTACCATCAAATGACTCTTTTTCCATATATGACCATGGCAGGTTCTCTATTAACCAATCAATATCATCAGCAAAATCCTTAATGTCATTAGTACAGGGCTTCCTTGATCACCAAGACTTTGCATCGTCCGAGAACATGATTCATGCTCTGGAAGATTGCACACTTCTTGAAAGCTTGAATGTTGATTACTTGTCGAAAACTCTGGAAACTATTCGTACAACGAATGCTTTAGCAAGTTTAGAAGATGAGGATAATTTGTTGACCTTGCTCAGTGCAACCCTCACCAACCAACAGACGTGTTTAGATGGTCTTCAATCAATATCTTCTCCTTCAAACCCTCAAAGCACTCTTCAAAGTTCATTATTCAATGGAACTATGATGTACAGTGTATCACTTGCAATTTTTAGGCATGGATGGGTTTCTGCTACAAGACAGAGAAGAACTCTCAAAGAGCGAAAACTTGGTAGAAAGCAAACGTCTCCTGGTCTGGTGCTTTATCCAGGTGGTAATGTTGTGAAGGTAAGCCAGACAGTGGTTGTAAACGCCAGTGGTGGTGGAGATTTTAGAACCATTAGTGATGCGGTAGCTGCAGCACCTAATAATACTGATGGAAGCAATGGTTTCTTCGTGATTCGTGCTTTGGCTGGTACTTATGACGAGTATGTTAATATAGCATCTACTAAGAAGTACTTGATGATGATCGGAGATGGaattaataatacaataattactGGGAATCGCAGCGTTGCTGATAACTTCACTACTTTCAACACTGCAACACTTA TTGTGACAGGACAAGGCTTTGTGGGCGTTAACATGACTATCCGCAACACAGCAGGAGCATCAAATTACCAAGCAGTGGCTGTTCGAAGTAATGCAGACACTTCAACATTCTATCGTTGTAGCTTCGAAGCATATCAGGACACCTTATACACTCATTCTTTAAGACAATTCTACAGAGAATGTGATATCTATGGAACTATAGATTTCATATTTGGAAATGCTGCAGTTGTATTTCAAAACTGCAACATTTTTCCGCGACTACCTATTCAAGGACAGTACAACACTATAACTGCACAAGGTAGAACCGATATAAATCAGAATACGGGAACCTCAGTACAAAATTGCAGTATTACAGTAGCTGAAAACCTGGGATCAACTGCCACTTATTTAGGAAGGCCTTGGAAGCAGTACTCAAGAGCAGTTTACATGCAATCGTTTATGGACAGCTTAATTGATCCTGTTGGTTGGATTGCATGGTCTGGAGATTTTGCCCTAAATACATCTTATTACGCTGAATTTAACAATAGCGGACCAGGATCGAATACTAGCAGCAGGGTTACATGGGAAAGTTTTCATATAATCAACGCTACAGATGCCGTAAATTTTACTGTCTCCAATTTTATTTCTGGAGCAAGCTGGTTGCCTGCCACAGGGGTTCCGTATAATGCAAACTTGTAA